One stretch of Toxoplasma gondii ME49 chromosome XI, whole genome shotgun sequence DNA includes these proteins:
- a CDS encoding DnaJ domain-containing protein (encoded by transcript TGME49_313310) yields MLLRVPHPRSITPISAPPHTTMSSSPVPPSPSSASSASSASSPTTPSASSSSAADFFGTLDVWSVFGGEETKAASSGKKTKGSSGDSRKKKHSSSAAPSRSSSSSSTGGIAGFFDGLFRWGSSSDPSTWNDHSTGYSLPVEAAEVLQGTKPEDSHDSSSAPKALTYGDFTNEGSKTDEKRCGSSSSSTSAAAAFFADEKSEKREVQGDKQSTTKLEGECTKKVVDTSYYDLLEVTPDASAAQIKKAYYKLALKCHPDKNPGDPEANIKFQKIGEAYQVLNDPKRRAQYDKHGLSATQNMKLIDPALFFMMLFGSEQLDPWIGKLKMAHLVEVLTQDETGFPGESDGSGTKPEESAKQREKMMKEMEQEQKKREVTLALELRDRLQPYVDGDADKWREDMNKEVASLCESSFGDSIVESLGWTYENVADAYLGEVQTAWGLGATLANVQATGRSIGNTFAVAKSMVQAAVAATDIQARHEQRRKGTTEGEEGEGDKASSEETGAPPTHLDTHEMGRVGEILQSILSIVLYDVEDTARRAAEKVCRDESVTLATRVKRAEALKMLGQMMQEKGAAAKKMKENKQFDVSKHMEDAFIKATIAADEKNHKSR; encoded by the exons ATGCTCCTGAGAGTTCCTCATCCACGGTCAATTACCCCCATCTCTGCTCCTCCGCACACCACcatgtcttcgtctcctgttcccccgtctccctcctctgcctcttctgcttcgtctgcttcctctccgacGACTCcatctgcctcctcttcttctgcagctgaTTTCTTCGGGACATTGGACGTGTGGAGCGTCTTcggtggagaggaaacgaaggctgcgtcttctggaaagaagacgaagggatCCAGTGGAGACAGTCGCAAGAAAAAGcattcttcgtctgctgccCCCAGtcgctcctcctcctcctcttcaacTGGAGGCATCGCCGGTTTCTTTGACGGCCTGTTCAGATGGGGTAGCTCTTCCGACCCTTCCACATGGAATGACCACTCGACAG GCTACTCGCTGCCGGTAGAGGCGGCTGAAGTCCTCCAGGGAACGAAGCCTGAGGATAGCCACGACTCGTCCTCTGCCCCGAAAGCTCTGACCTACGGAGACTTTACAAACGAAGGGTcgaagacagacgaaaagaggtgtggttcctcttcttcttccacttcggCGGCGGCGGCTTTTTTTGcggacgagaagagcgagaaacgggAAGTCCAGGGAGACAAGCAGAGCACGACAAAGTTGGAAGGAGAGTGCACAAAGAAGGTGGTAGACACGAGCTACTACGACCTCTTGGAAGTCACGCCCGATGCGTCTGCGGCTCAAATTAAGAAAGCGTACTACAAACTCGCGCTTAAATGCCATCCTGACAAGAATCCAGGCGACCCGGAAGCGAACATAAAGTTTCAGAAGATCG GCGAGGCCTACCAAGTGCTCAACGACCCAAAGAGGAGAGCTCAGTACGACAAGCATGGCTTGTCTGCAACGCAAAACATGAAGCTCATAGATCCGGCGCTCTTCTTCATGATGCTCTTCGGATCCGAGCAACTTGACCCCTGGATTGGAAAATTAAAGATGGCACACTTGGTCGAAGTCCTCACTCAAGACGAGACAGGCTTCCCTGGGGAATCAGATGGAAGTGGG ACCAAGCCGGAAGAGTCTGCAAAGCAACGCGAGAAGATGATGAAGGAGATGGAacaggaacagaagaagcgtgAGGTCACGCTTGCTCTCGAACTCCGAGATCGTTTGCAGCCTTACGTGGATGGCGACGCAGacaagtggagagaggacaTGAACAAAGAGGTTGCTTCGCTCTGTGAG TCTTCTTTCGGAGACTCGATTGTCGAATCCCTCGGGTGGACCTACGAAAACGTCGCCGACGCGTACCTGGGCGAAGTGCAGACGGCGTGGGGTTTGGGGGCGACGCTCGCGAATGTCCAGGCGACGGGTCGAAGCATCG GAAATACTTTCGCGGTTGCCAAGTCGATGGTGCAAGCTGCAGTGGCAGCAACAGACATTCAGGCGCGCCACgaacaaaggagaaaagggacCACTGAAGGTGAAgagggcgaaggcgacaagGCGAGtagcgaggagacaggggctCCGCCAACTCACCTCGATACTCACGAG ATGGGCCGAGTTGGAGAAATTCTGCAAAGCATTCTCAGCATCGTTCTCTACGACGTCGAAGATACCGCGCGTCGAGCCgcggagaag GTCTGTCGAGATGAGTCGGTAACTCTGGCGACTCGTGTTAAGCGCGCTGAGGCCCTCAAGATGCTCGGGCAGATGATGCAGGAGAAGGgggcagcagcgaagaagatgaaggaaaacaagcaaTTCGACGTTTCCAAGCACATGGAGGACGCCTTCATCAA AGCAACCATTGCAGCAGATGAAAAGAATCACAAATCGCGTTGA